The Calothrix sp. PCC 7507 DNA segment CGTAAGCACTGTTCTACGTCAAGGTAAGCAAAGCATTCTATGATGGTGACAGAAACTTCTGGGAATTGATTGTGAAACTGAGCGATCGCTTTTGGTAATAAATGAGTGGCGACACTACGAAAAGCCGCAACCCTGACATGACCACCATGCAAACCTTTATGCAGATTCGCTTCTTGTTGCATCATCTCTAGATTTCGCAGCGCCTGACGAGCATGATGTAAAATTCGCTCTCCTGCTGGAGTCAGCACAGCACCATGACGACCTCTAACAAAGAGAGATACACCTAATTCTTCTTCTAGGGTAGCGATCGCATGACTAATCGCTGGCTGAGAAAGCTCTAATTCTAAAGCTGCTTCACTAAAGTTACCACGATCTGCTACTGCAACTACAGCTCGAAGTTGGGAGAGTTTCATGAGCAATTGATGAGATTAAAGTTAAACACATCCTTACCTAATTGTGGCGAAAATCTTCCATATAGCAGTTTTAAATCGCAAAGCTTGTAGAGGTGGGGTTTCCCCGCCCTCAATTGTATGTCACTGAGCGCAGCCGAAGTGTTGCATCCAACCGAGAACAGCTATAAGTGTTTTCTCATATCTATAAATAACTTTTATAGAAGCTATACAAGCCATGATTTGATTAATAACTAAGGGGTTGCTACAGTTTAATTCACGGAGCAACTATCAAGAATAATACTATGAGAAACAACATTAGATGTCTGAATCCACAGGAAATAAATAATAGGATCGAGTCACCGAAAGAATGCAGTGTTAATATTCCTTCATCTTTCTGGAATAGATTTTATGGATTCTGGAAAAACTTACTTAATAATCTACTAGCTGATCCTCATGAACTACAAGTTTGGCAAAAGGTTGACCGCCAAGGTAATACTTACTGGCGAGCTTACGATCCTATTACAGGAAAATCATTTGCTTCTGGTTCCGAAGCTGACGTATGTATGTGGATTGAACAACTTTATAGATACTAAAAAAATGGTGCAACTGACCTAAGTATTTGTAGTAGGGTGGGCATTGCCCACCAAAACCATAATCTGATGGGCAGTGGCTCCCCTACATTTAATTTAAATCAAGGTAATTTGTTGATCAACAGCTTAATCAAAATCGATTTTCATATTGAAAGAAGTACCACCAACACGATTAATTTTATCGCTATAATCAACTATTTTCCAACCAAATCGTTGATATAAATGTAAGGCGGGATTTGAGCTTCTGATGCTGAGTGATATTGATGGATAATATGCTTTTGCTACTGCCAACAAATGATGAATTAATTGCGTTCCTATACCTTGATTTCTATATTCTGGTAGAACGGCTATGGCTAGTTCGGGAGTTTGGTCATCAACGTAACCATATCCTTTATTTTCGCTTGTAAGTAACCGCAACCATGCGGCTCCCACTGGCTGATTACTGGTGATTAGGGTAGCAACAAAACCTATATCACTCTCTAATCCCCAGTTTTTCACGTACTTTGCCAAATCAGGATGATTCATCGCATCCTGCAGTGTCAGGTGATCTTCTTCTCCCATGTGCGCCGCTTCATACAGCATTTGCCACAGAAAAGGCTCGTCTTCTTGGGTGAGTGGACTAATTACGTAATTCATAATCAGGTAAATATTCTGGTTTTAAAATGATTGACTCAGCGGAGTTGCTAAACCATCAATGCTGACCATATTTTTTTGCTGACGATATTCTTTAAGTCCTTTTTCACCTTTTTTACTGGCCCAATCAACTAAAATCTTTCGCTGACCTTGATATTCATAAAGTGGTACACCAAAGCCACATGATGTTTGCACTCTTTCGATATCAGCAACAATAATTTGACGCGCTCCCGGAATCGCTGGAAACAATGGGTACAAGGTTTCCCATTCTGGAGAAGTGGGTATAACTGTGTATCCTTTACCGTAGAGACGGAGAATAATCGGTGGTTCTTGAAAGGCGCAAAACATAAAGGTAATTCGCCCATTTTCTTGCAGATGGGCTGAGGTTTCGTTACCACTACCTGTCACATCCAAGTAACCTACGCGGTGGGGAGAGAGGACGCGAAAACCTCCTAATCCCTTAGGGGAAAGGTTAACATGACCTGTGGAACTCAGGGGTGCAGAACCCACAAAGAAAAGGTGTTGGGTCCCAATAAATTCTTGAAGTTCTTCAGTGATAGAGTCAAAAACTTTAGCCATAGATTGTGTAATTTAGTTACAAATTCCCTATCTTCTTAGCCTATTTCTTCTGTGGCAATCTAGCAAGGTTTCAACAGTTATCAGTGATCAGTTATCAGTTGTCAGTTAATTGTACTCTCGCCAGTCGTAAAGCTTGCGGCATAGCAACTCTTAGTGAAGTAGGGTGGGCAATGCCCACCATCTCAGGTTTTGGTGGGCATTGCCCACCCTACAAATACTGTGAAAATCTAGCAAGGTTTGAATGTCTGATGTAGTTGCTAGCATAGGCGGGTATTTCGATTTGGCGTGGTGAACGTGAATCGGTAATAGGCACTGCAGCAGTCAATTTTAAGGGAATTTCTCCCGCCCATACTTGCAGTTCATAATCAGCTGCGTCATCAAGAGGCCCGCCTGTGCGAAGTTTGGCTGAAGCTTCAACTAAAGGTAAAGATAAAACTAGGGTTCCGGCTAACTCATTGCGACTTGGTTGACGCACTTCTGGCCAACGACCCGGTATCACATGTTCTGTAAAAGCTTTCAGTGCAACTAACTTTTGTTCTGCATCTTGTACAAGTGTTGCTGTGCCAAATACTACCACTGAACGATAATTCATTGAGTGGTGAAACGCGGATCGCGCCAATACTAAACCATCGATCAAAGTCACTGTCACGCAGATATCAATGCCTTGGAGAAGCGTTTTTAACATCCGACTAGCAGGTGAGCCGTGAATGTATAGTGTATCATCAACTCTGCCGTAAGCTGTGGGGATCACAACAGGCTGTCCGTCAGCGACAAAACCGACTTGACAAACTAATCCTTCATCCAAAATTTGATAAATGGTATCGCGCTGATAGTCTCCCCGTTGGGGTACGCGCTTGATAGTTGTTCTTTGACTGGGGGCTTCTTGTTGAGTCATGGCTGGAAATTTTTACTCTACACAGCTAGAGTAGTTATGAAAGTGGATTGAAACAAGTACCACTTTTTAACTAAACTACCAGTCCACTTTTAGCTATGGACTTTGTAATTACCATCGACTCGCAAGCAGATATACCACTTTATCGTCAAGTTTATGAGGAATTACGCAAGGCAATATTGTCGGGAAGATTAGCACCAGGACAAAAACTACCTTCGACAAGATATCTTGCTCAATCTCTCAGTATTTCCCGTGCTACAGTTACTCAAGGCTACGAGCAATTACTGAGCGAAGGCTATTTAGAAACAACTACTGGGTCTGGTACGTTTGTTTGTCGCCGTCTCCCTGATGACTTGTTAGACACAGCACCAGTTGAGTCAAAGCCTCAAGTAGCTGGTTCACCAATATCTTTATCAGCTTATGGTGTCAGTTTAACAGAGCGATCGCTATTTCGTCTCCCAGAACCAGAAGCACAAATCAGCTTCAGTTACGGACGACCAGCGTTTGATAAATTGCCTCTAGACCTATGGCGTAAGCTGCTATCTCGCCATTGTCATGCTAATCATGACGTGCTGGATTATACTAATAACTCAATGGGATATCAACCTCTACGGGAGGCGATCGCTGCTTATCTTTCTCGCTCCAGAGCGGTAAAATGTAGTGCGGAGCAAATCATCATGATTGGCGGTTCCCAACAAGGACTTGACTTAATCACCCGCCTCCTCATCAACCGGGGTGACTGGATTGCAGTAGAAGAACCAGGTTATTTAGGGGCGCGACGGACTTTTTTAGCGCAAGGGGCTTGTTTATTTCCTGTGTCTATAGATGAATCAGGACTGTTAGTTAACAACCTGACAACAAACATTAAACTAATCTACGTCACCCCATCCCACCAATTCCCTACAGGCGCATTGCTATCTCTTCCCCGCAGATTAGAACTGCTAGCTTGGGCGCAAAAATCAGGAGCGATGATTATTGAAGATGACTACGATAGCGAATATCGTTATGGTGAGCGTCCCATCCCAGCATTGCAGGGACTAGACCAGGGAAACTCTGTTATTTATGTGGGTACATTTTCTAAAGTATTGTTTCCGGCTTTGCGTTTGGGTTATCTGGTGTTACCTCACAATTTGGTAGATGTATTTACCCGTGCAAAATGGCTAGCAGACCGCCAATCGAGTTTATTAGAACAGTATGCCCTCACAGATTTTATCAATGAAGGACATTTAGAGCGACATATTAGGCGGATGCGATCGCTCTACGACCAACGACGGCAAACCTTAGTACAGTCTTTATTTTCTCATTTTGGTGACAAAGTTAAAATTCTGGGAGAAAATGCCGGAATGCATCTGATGATCAAAATACATACAACCTTGAGTGATGAAGAAATAGTCCAGCGGGCTGCACAGGTTGGTGTGGGAATTAATCCCGCTTATCCATATTATTTAAAGACAAGTCCTGGTAGTGAATTTGTCTTGGGCTACGCTGAACTAAACGAACAGCAGATTCAAGAAGGAGTTCACCGACTAGCTCAGAGTTGTCAA contains these protein-coding regions:
- a CDS encoding GNAT family N-acetyltransferase; its protein translation is MNYVISPLTQEDEPFLWQMLYEAAHMGEEDHLTLQDAMNHPDLAKYVKNWGLESDIGFVATLITSNQPVGAAWLRLLTSENKGYGYVDDQTPELAIAVLPEYRNQGIGTQLIHHLLAVAKAYYPSISLSIRSSNPALHLYQRFGWKIVDYSDKINRVGGTSFNMKIDFD
- a CDS encoding pyridoxamine 5'-phosphate oxidase family protein codes for the protein MTQQEAPSQRTTIKRVPQRGDYQRDTIYQILDEGLVCQVGFVADGQPVVIPTAYGRVDDTLYIHGSPASRMLKTLLQGIDICVTVTLIDGLVLARSAFHHSMNYRSVVVFGTATLVQDAEQKLVALKAFTEHVIPGRWPEVRQPSRNELAGTLVLSLPLVEASAKLRTGGPLDDAADYELQVWAGEIPLKLTAAVPITDSRSPRQIEIPAYASNYIRHSNLARFSQYL
- a CDS encoding pyridoxamine 5'-phosphate oxidase family protein, producing MAKVFDSITEELQEFIGTQHLFFVGSAPLSSTGHVNLSPKGLGGFRVLSPHRVGYLDVTGSGNETSAHLQENGRITFMFCAFQEPPIILRLYGKGYTVIPTSPEWETLYPLFPAIPGARQIIVADIERVQTSCGFGVPLYEYQGQRKILVDWASKKGEKGLKEYRQQKNMVSIDGLATPLSQSF
- a CDS encoding PLP-dependent aminotransferase family protein, with the protein product MDFVITIDSQADIPLYRQVYEELRKAILSGRLAPGQKLPSTRYLAQSLSISRATVTQGYEQLLSEGYLETTTGSGTFVCRRLPDDLLDTAPVESKPQVAGSPISLSAYGVSLTERSLFRLPEPEAQISFSYGRPAFDKLPLDLWRKLLSRHCHANHDVLDYTNNSMGYQPLREAIAAYLSRSRAVKCSAEQIIMIGGSQQGLDLITRLLINRGDWIAVEEPGYLGARRTFLAQGACLFPVSIDESGLLVNNLTTNIKLIYVTPSHQFPTGALLSLPRRLELLAWAQKSGAMIIEDDYDSEYRYGERPIPALQGLDQGNSVIYVGTFSKVLFPALRLGYLVLPHNLVDVFTRAKWLADRQSSLLEQYALTDFINEGHLERHIRRMRSLYDQRRQTLVQSLFSHFGDKVKILGENAGMHLMIKIHTTLSDEEIVQRAAQVGVGINPAYPYYLKTSPGSEFVLGYAELNEQQIQEGVHRLAQSCQRGKESRSQTRQVCAEGTATGKKMSE